A window of Rubricoccus marinus contains these coding sequences:
- a CDS encoding chorismate mutase has translation MPDAFLDALRPLLAAQDPAIEADARALGPWRDRIDAIDRAISTLLNERMRCAHAIGEIKRLLDVPVYAPRREEDVLRNASSVAGPLPEAVVRRLFERIIDETRTLEREASQASGAAPSHAAPDTRG, from the coding sequence GTGCCCGACGCTTTCCTCGACGCCCTCCGCCCCCTCCTCGCGGCTCAAGACCCGGCCATCGAAGCGGACGCACGCGCGCTCGGCCCGTGGCGCGACCGGATCGACGCCATCGACCGGGCGATCAGCACGCTCTTGAACGAGCGGATGCGGTGCGCGCACGCCATCGGCGAGATCAAGCGCCTCTTGGACGTGCCGGTCTACGCGCCACGGCGGGAGGAGGACGTGCTGCGCAACGCGTCGAGCGTGGCAGGCCCGCTGCCAGAGGCTGTGGTGCGACGCCTGTTCGAGCGCATCATCGACGAGACGCGGACGCTGGAGCGCGAGGCCAGCCAGGCCTCTGGCGCGGCGCCATCCCATGCAGCCCCTGACACCAGAGGCTAG
- a CDS encoding 7-carboxy-7-deazaguanine synthase QueE, translating into MPPEASLTAPEAEREDGLASRVAPSAASGEKTYRVRALWRTLQGEGFWAGRPAVFVRLVACNMWSGYEADRARDAERNGADCPLWCDTAFTKEGSVRLTASDLADAVVATGDGVTFCVLTGGEPLLQADAALIRALHARGVTVAVETNGTLSLAGAFGDEADWPDWIVCSPKLAAARLEIETCDELKLVVPDYRPEAYRPLAQRVRERSLAGPLLWLQPEDGPRFEAAARLAVDLALADPRWRVSVQGHKALGVD; encoded by the coding sequence TTGCCGCCAGAAGCCTCGCTCACCGCGCCAGAGGCCGAGCGCGAGGACGGGCTCGCCTCTCGCGTGGCGCCGAGTGCGGCCTCTGGCGAGAAGACGTACCGCGTGCGGGCGCTGTGGCGGACGCTCCAGGGTGAGGGGTTCTGGGCGGGCCGCCCGGCCGTGTTCGTGCGCCTCGTCGCGTGCAACATGTGGAGCGGCTACGAGGCCGACCGCGCGCGCGACGCCGAGCGCAACGGCGCCGACTGCCCGCTCTGGTGCGACACCGCTTTTACCAAGGAAGGCAGCGTGCGCCTTACGGCCTCGGACCTCGCGGATGCGGTCGTCGCCACGGGCGACGGCGTCACGTTCTGCGTTCTCACGGGCGGCGAGCCGCTTCTCCAGGCCGATGCGGCCCTGATCCGCGCGCTCCACGCCAGAGGCGTGACCGTGGCCGTGGAGACCAACGGCACGCTCTCGCTTGCCGGCGCCTTCGGCGACGAGGCCGACTGGCCAGACTGGATCGTGTGCAGCCCCAAGCTGGCCGCAGCGCGGCTGGAGATCGAGACGTGCGACGAGCTCAAGCTGGTGGTCCCGGACTACCGGCCCGAGGCGTACAGGCCTCTGGCGCAGCGCGTGCGGGAGCGGAGCCTGGCAGGGCCGTTGCTGTGGCTCCAGCCCGAGGACGGCCCCCGCTTCGAGGCCGCGGCGCGGCTCGCCGTAGACCTCGCGCTGGCCGACCCGCGCTGGCGCGTGAGCGTGCAGGGTCACAAAGCCCTCGGCGTGGACTAG
- the queC gene encoding 7-cyano-7-deazaguanine synthase QueC: MTDRAPLGSRALVLFSGGQDSTTCLFWALSRWEHVDALAFDYGQRHAVELEQARAIAEASGVPFHVADMRGLLAGSALTDGGDTNAEHALAPDLPASFVPGRNALFLTLAASRAYLTQTRDLVTGVCQTDYSGYPDCRLDFVASQEATLALALDAPVRIHTPLMHLTKAETWKLARDLGTVRGLDVLETVREMSHTDYNGDRSERHDWGYGKLDNPASVLRARGWEEAREKGWV, from the coding sequence ATGACCGACCGCGCCCCCCTCGGCTCCCGCGCGCTCGTCCTGTTTTCAGGCGGGCAAGATTCCACGACGTGCCTGTTCTGGGCGCTCTCGCGCTGGGAGCACGTCGACGCGCTGGCGTTCGACTACGGGCAACGGCACGCGGTCGAGTTGGAGCAGGCACGTGCCATCGCCGAGGCCTCTGGCGTGCCGTTCCACGTAGCCGACATGCGCGGACTCCTTGCGGGCTCCGCGCTGACCGACGGCGGCGACACGAACGCCGAGCACGCGCTCGCGCCGGACCTCCCTGCGTCGTTCGTGCCGGGCCGAAACGCGCTGTTCCTGACGCTCGCGGCCTCTCGCGCGTACCTCACCCAAACGCGAGACCTCGTTACCGGCGTGTGCCAGACCGACTACTCCGGCTACCCGGACTGCCGTCTGGATTTCGTTGCTTCGCAAGAGGCCACGCTCGCGCTTGCGCTGGACGCGCCCGTTCGCATTCACACGCCGCTGATGCACCTCACCAAGGCGGAAACGTGGAAGTTGGCGCGCGACCTAGGAACGGTGCGCGGGCTGGACGTGCTGGAGACCGTCCGCGAGATGAGCCACACGGATTACAACGGCGACCGCTCCGAGCGCCACGACTGGGGCTACGGCAAGCTGGACAACCCGGCCTCCGTGCTCCGCGCACGCGGCTGGGAAGAGGCGCGCGAAAAGGGGTGGGTGTAG
- the queF gene encoding preQ(1) synthase — MHITTEPAAPEAASGDSAEARLAEIQAQAAEHARLSIAHMARYGIKPEGRVATFLPPEVRQHEIHRLPYEHAARQRVSYETEPGEFTALCPFSGLPDSGSVHIEYVPGEWLLELKSLKYYLMSWRHIGAAQEDITAFMYEDLARHLAPFDQLVVTTDYTVRGGIHTVCRVDSREQASGEAAASDDATAASS, encoded by the coding sequence ATGCACATCACGACCGAACCGGCCGCGCCAGAGGCGGCCTCTGGCGACAGCGCCGAGGCGCGTCTCGCTGAGATCCAGGCGCAGGCTGCCGAGCACGCTCGGCTCTCCATCGCGCACATGGCGCGCTACGGCATCAAGCCGGAGGGGCGCGTGGCCACGTTCCTCCCGCCAGAGGTCCGGCAACACGAGATCCACCGGTTGCCGTACGAGCACGCCGCGCGGCAGCGCGTGAGCTACGAGACCGAGCCCGGCGAGTTCACGGCGCTCTGCCCGTTTTCCGGCCTTCCCGATTCCGGCAGCGTCCACATCGAGTACGTCCCGGGGGAGTGGCTGCTCGAGCTCAAAAGCTTGAAGTACTACCTCATGAGCTGGCGCCACATCGGCGCCGCGCAGGAGGACATCACGGCGTTCATGTACGAGGACCTCGCGCGGCACCTCGCGCCGTTCGATCAGCTCGTCGTCACGACCGATTACACCGTCCGCGGTGGCATCCACACCGTGTGCCGCGTGGACAGCCGCGAGCAGGCCTCTGGCGAGGCCGCCGCCTCTGACGACGCCACGGCCGCCTCGTCCTAA